A segment of the Roseivirga sp. BDSF3-8 genome:
GGTATAACTTTGTTGATCGTAACCCCACTCGCGGGGCAAGCTACTATCGTATCCGGCAGGTAGATAATGACGGCAAGGAGTCATATAGTAATGTATCGGCAACACTCTACGGACCAGTAAATGGGGAAGTTTCTGTATTCCCTAATCCCTCTGAAGGATCCGCCTACCTGCGACTGGATAGCCGGTTCCTCCATACCGAAACCCGCCTTACCATTACTGATGCCAGTGGCAAGCTTATACGTCAGTGTCATGTTTTTCAGGAAAATGAGCAGCCCTTCAGTCTTGCTAGTAACATGGTATCTGGCGTGTATTATATCACATTATCTAATACGCAATATCATACTATTCAAAAGCTGATAGTGAGGTAAGGTCTATTCCAGGGCCTCCTCATACGCCTCCAGACACTGAGGCTGTGGCGTACCATTTGTATGAATACATTCGCAGTAGGCCATACACGCTTCAGGGCTTTGGTTGTCGGGGCACTCCCGCACGCAGTATTCCATCTTATTGCGAGGCACAATATCATATATATTGAAAAGTAAAGCCCACGTACCTATAATAGCGAGAAACACCCCCGCGAAAAATGCGACAGGAAATTTCTTTCTTAGTTCCTTCCACCCCGGCATGGCCTCGTAAGCAGAGTAAGTAGCATAGGGGAGAATAAATTTAAGCCTGTGATAGTACCAGCAGAACAGATATAGATTGGCCATCACCATCAGGGGCGCTGTTGGCATAGAGCCATCAAACCGGGTGGAGATGGTCAGAAAGAAGATGTTCAATATCACCGGGAAGTAAATCACAGCACCCAGTAGGGCCGTTCGGGGAATCAGGAGTAAAATAGCAGCCACCACCTGCACTATACCGATGAATGTGTAGTAATACCCCGTATCATAAACTGCCTGCAGATAATTACCCATCGGGTGATTCACAGATAAATCTGTAAATCGCTCACCAAAAATTTTCACCAGCCCGGAAGGGATAAACCCCATAGCAATGGTGACACGGCAAAAGATAGCAAAAAGATAGAACCATCGATTGTGGCGGATACGCAAGTGTACGCGGTCAAGGGTAGAGGATATATTCATAGGCTCTCTTTTATACTCTGTTAAAGTACTTTGTAGTTCAAAGTTAATAATCCTTATGAATTAAGCCACTCAAATAGCCCATACTCTGATAAAGAAGGTATAATTAAGTACCAATGGCCCTAGAGTCGGGTAAATGGCTGCACCCGTAGTTTACCTTAGAGACACTCTGCTTGAAATAGAGTCAGTGCCGTTCAATTTCCCGCCTCAAGTATACGCTGTGCCTCCGGTATAAGTAACTCCACCCACTCGCTGTATTGAATGGCCGACGGATGCAGCCCATCGTTTGCTACCAGTTCAGGACGGTCCAGACCATTTCTTGAAATAGGCGTTATATTTACGTACGCCACATTCATCGAATCTGTAATACGCCTGTTAGCCTCATTAAACTGATCCACCCCGCGGCTTATCTGTTCCTGCCGGCCCGCCCCGAAAGGCGTGTAGCCATAGTCCGGGATCGACACCACAATCACCCTGTCTTTATTACCCATTGCGTAACCAATGGCCATATCCAGTAGCTCCCTGAATTCCCGCTCATATTCTTCCAGGCTTCGGCCCTGAAATTGGTTATTCACCCCTATCAGCAACGTCACCAGGTCATAATTACCATTCGGCTGTTCCTGGCCTAAGGCAGTTAGCAGATTACCTGTGGTCCATCCCGTGGTGGCTATCACTCGCGGCGTGGCTATTTCAAACCCTCTTTCCCTCAGGCTATCCGTTAGTTGAATAGGGAAACGCCCTGTCGCTGGCACGCTTTCCCCTATAGTATAGCTGTCCCCGAGAGCCAGGTAACGGTTCAGGTTATCATCAGGAAGGCGTGTGTCTGGTGTAACCTCTTC
Coding sequences within it:
- a CDS encoding T9SS type A sorting domain-containing protein, whose product is YNFVDRNPTRGASYYRIRQVDNDGKESYSNVSATLYGPVNGEVSVFPNPSEGSAYLRLDSRFLHTETRLTITDASGKLIRQCHVFQENEQPFSLASNMVSGVYYITLSNTQYHTIQKLIVR
- a CDS encoding DoxX family protein, with the translated sequence MNISSTLDRVHLRIRHNRWFYLFAIFCRVTIAMGFIPSGLVKIFGERFTDLSVNHPMGNYLQAVYDTGYYYTFIGIVQVVAAILLLIPRTALLGAVIYFPVILNIFFLTISTRFDGSMPTAPLMVMANLYLFCWYYHRLKFILPYATYSAYEAMPGWKELRKKFPVAFFAGVFLAIIGTWALLFNIYDIVPRNKMEYCVRECPDNQSPEACMAYCECIHTNGTPQPQCLEAYEEALE
- a CDS encoding SGNH/GDSL hydrolase family protein yields the protein MRKILSYLMYLTCVVIISCSDEEVTPDTRLPDDNLNRYLALGDSYTIGESVPATGRFPIQLTDSLRERGFEIATPRVIATTGWTTGNLLTALGQEQPNGNYDLVTLLIGVNNQFQGRSLEEYEREFRELLDMAIGYAMGNKDRVIVVSIPDYGYTPFGAGRQEQISRGVDQFNEANRRITDSMNVAYVNITPISRNGLDRPELVANDGLHPSAIQYSEWVELLIPEAQRILEAGN